In Nostoc sp. UHCC 0926, a single genomic region encodes these proteins:
- the tnpB gene encoding IS200/IS605 family element RNA-guided endonuclease TnpB: protein MSSIQKAFKVTLIPTHNQEVFINKTIGCARYVYNCFLALKKELYTSEGKTLNYNGCSQQLTILKKEIKWLKEVDKFALQNSLKNLETAYKNFFADLKKVKGKKGVGFPKFKKKYGCKQSYKTNLTNGNIQIIENRLKLPKLGWVKFHKSQDITGKLVNVTVTRTSAGKYIASILCETEIEKYPQVTENIGLDLGIKTYLVTSKGEVVDNPKYYRTQTRKLRSCHKKLSRSVKGSSNRVKAKNKLARTYERITNLRDDFLHKLSTRLIKENSIICIEDLRVANMVKNHKLALSISDASWSKFVIMLEYKALWHDRIVQKVGTFYPSSQTCNCCGFINPLVKDLKLREWSCPSCNSYNLRDKNAALNILSEGLRLLTAVGTPEVIKNACGELVSPEVIQAEIVEVGITPLIVV, encoded by the coding sequence TTGTCATCCATCCAAAAAGCATTTAAAGTTACTCTCATCCCCACACACAACCAAGAAGTCTTTATCAATAAGACAATTGGTTGTGCCAGATATGTGTACAACTGCTTTTTGGCGCTGAAGAAAGAGTTATATACAAGTGAGGGGAAAACCTTAAACTACAACGGTTGTAGTCAACAGCTAACTATACTCAAGAAAGAAATTAAATGGTTAAAGGAAGTAGATAAGTTTGCCTTACAGAATTCACTCAAGAATTTAGAGACAGCATATAAAAACTTTTTTGCTGACTTAAAAAAGGTCAAAGGCAAGAAAGGTGTTGGTTTTCCTAAATTCAAAAAGAAGTATGGATGCAAGCAGTCTTATAAAACTAATCTGACCAACGGCAACATTCAAATCATAGAGAATCGTTTAAAGCTTCCCAAGCTTGGATGGGTAAAATTCCACAAGTCACAAGATATTACTGGAAAGCTTGTAAACGTTACTGTAACTCGCACTTCTGCTGGTAAATACATTGCTAGTATCCTGTGCGAAACAGAGATAGAGAAATACCCTCAAGTCACAGAGAATATTGGATTGGACTTGGGAATTAAAACCTATCTTGTTACTAGCAAGGGTGAGGTTGTAGATAACCCCAAGTATTACAGGACTCAAACTCGTAAATTACGCTCATGCCACAAAAAACTATCCCGCAGTGTAAAAGGTAGTAGTAATCGAGTCAAAGCGAAAAACAAGCTGGCTCGTACTTACGAACGGATTACGAATTTGAGAGATGATTTTCTGCACAAGCTGTCAACTCGTTTAATCAAAGAAAACAGTATCATCTGTATCGAGGATTTGCGAGTTGCCAATATGGTTAAAAACCATAAATTAGCCCTGAGTATTTCAGATGCTAGTTGGTCGAAATTCGTTATAATGCTCGAATATAAAGCTTTGTGGCATGACAGAATTGTGCAGAAAGTTGGGACGTTTTATCCCTCTTCTCAAACTTGCAACTGTTGTGGTTTTATCAATCCACTAGTTAAGGATTTAAAGTTGCGTGAATGGTCTTGTCCTAGTTGTAATAGTTATAATTTGAGGGATAAAAACGCAGCGCTTAATATATTAAGTGAGGGTTTAAGATTACTAACCGCCGTCGGTACGCCGGAGGTTATAAAAAACGCCTGTGGAGAACTTGTAAGTCCTGAAGTAATTCAGGCAGAGATCGTTGAAGTAGGAATCACGCCACTTATAGTGGTGTGA
- a CDS encoding phosphoribosyltransferase: protein MPDLYLSWSDYHQKIEQLAIQIYQSGWEFNQIICLARGGLRVGDILCRIYQQPLAILATSSYSGALKQGRSDLIFSRHLTMTAEKLGSRILLVDDLVDSGITLQQTIPWLKQNTDFPIEEIRTAVLWYKACSVIAPDYYVDYLPDNPWIHQPFEHYEQMNPAELAAKVSQPLRGSQKSKVKSQN from the coding sequence ATGCCAGACCTTTATCTTTCTTGGTCAGATTATCACCAAAAAATTGAACAACTGGCTATTCAGATTTATCAATCCGGTTGGGAATTTAACCAGATTATCTGTCTTGCTAGAGGAGGACTACGAGTTGGAGATATTCTCTGCCGTATATACCAGCAGCCGCTGGCAATTTTAGCAACTTCATCTTACAGTGGTGCGCTTAAGCAAGGAAGAAGTGATTTAATTTTCTCCCGCCACTTAACGATGACTGCCGAAAAGTTAGGTTCGCGCATTCTCCTAGTAGATGATTTGGTAGACTCTGGCATCACACTCCAACAGACTATACCTTGGTTGAAGCAAAATACTGATTTCCCGATTGAGGAAATTCGCACCGCTGTTCTTTGGTATAAAGCCTGTTCAGTTATAGCACCCGATTATTATGTTGATTATCTGCCTGACAACCCTTGGATTCATCAACCTTTTGAACACTACGAGCAGATGAACCCCGCAGAACTTGCGGCTAAGGTAAGTCAGCCCCTTCGGGGAAGTCAAAAGTCAAAAGTCAAAAGTCAAAATTAA
- a CDS encoding MFS transporter has translation MNDSAVDGDAQRDPKSEKLDLKTKLAYGAGDLGPAITANISVFYLLFFFTNVAGIPAGLAGSILMIGKIWDGVNDPVIGFLSDKTKSRRWGRRLPWMFYGAIPFGIFFFLQWIVPRFSANQSDNIWPMFWYYVVIGVLSQSFYTIVNLPYTAMTPELTQDYDERTSLNSFRFTFSIGGSILSLILAQIVFSQIADRQQRYLVLAAVCTVIAILGLYWCVFGVRDRILAFESKRILAEEPASLSFLEQLKIVFSNRPFLFVIGIYLFSWLGVQITASIIPYFVVNCMGLKESDVPTLLIAVQGTALLMLFVWGALSKKIGKKIVYFLGMSLWIIAAAGLFFLQPGQIGLMYVMAVMAGVGVSTAYLIPWSMIPDVIELDELQTGQRREGIFYGFMVLLQKFGLAFGLFLVGNALQVAGFKESVAGSPPPIQPESALFAIRIAVGPIPTVCLILGLVLTYFYPITREMHAEIMLKLKERQEKRES, from the coding sequence ATGAATGATTCTGCTGTTGATGGCGATGCCCAACGAGATCCTAAGAGTGAAAAACTTGATTTAAAAACAAAGCTGGCTTACGGTGCAGGAGATTTAGGCCCAGCAATTACTGCAAATATCTCCGTCTTTTATCTGCTGTTTTTCTTTACCAATGTCGCTGGTATCCCTGCGGGTTTAGCTGGCAGTATTTTGATGATTGGCAAAATCTGGGATGGGGTAAATGATCCGGTTATCGGGTTCCTGAGTGATAAAACGAAATCTCGTCGTTGGGGCCGTCGTCTTCCTTGGATGTTTTATGGAGCAATTCCCTTTGGAATTTTCTTTTTCTTGCAGTGGATTGTACCGCGATTTAGTGCAAATCAGAGTGATAATATTTGGCCGATGTTCTGGTATTACGTAGTGATTGGGGTGCTATCTCAGTCCTTTTACACAATTGTGAATTTGCCTTATACGGCGATGACTCCAGAACTAACTCAAGATTACGACGAACGCACCAGCCTTAACAGCTTTCGCTTTACATTTTCCATTGGTGGTAGCATTCTGTCATTGATTTTAGCGCAAATTGTTTTTTCCCAAATTGCCGATCGCCAACAACGATATCTCGTTTTAGCAGCAGTTTGTACTGTAATTGCGATTTTAGGATTATATTGGTGCGTTTTTGGAGTCCGCGATCGCATCCTGGCTTTTGAGTCCAAACGCATCCTAGCCGAGGAACCTGCATCTCTCTCCTTTTTGGAACAGCTAAAAATTGTCTTTAGCAATCGACCTTTTTTATTTGTTATTGGTATATATCTTTTTTCTTGGCTAGGTGTGCAGATTACAGCCAGCATTATTCCCTATTTTGTAGTCAATTGTATGGGTCTCAAAGAATCAGATGTGCCCACACTGTTGATTGCAGTGCAAGGAACTGCCCTGCTGATGCTATTTGTCTGGGGGGCGCTGAGTAAAAAAATCGGCAAAAAAATTGTTTATTTTCTGGGAATGAGTTTATGGATAATAGCAGCCGCCGGACTATTTTTCTTACAACCTGGTCAAATAGGTTTGATGTATGTGATGGCTGTGATGGCGGGTGTTGGTGTCTCCACAGCTTATCTAATTCCCTGGTCGATGATTCCAGATGTGATTGAATTAGATGAACTCCAAACCGGACAACGCAGAGAAGGCATTTTTTATGGCTTCATGGTTTTGCTACAAAAATTTGGTTTAGCTTTCGGGCTGTTTTTGGTGGGAAATGCTTTGCAAGTAGCCGGTTTCAAAGAATCTGTAGCCGGAAGTCCACCACCCATCCAACCAGAATCGGCACTGTTTGCTATTCGCATTGCTGTTGGCCCTATACCTACAGTTTGTTTGATTCTTGGCTTAGTTTTAACGTATTTTTACCCAATTACCCGTGAGATGCACGCAGAGATCATGCTGAAACTCAAAGAACGGCAAGAGAAGAGGGAGAGTTAA
- a CDS encoding EF-hand domain-containing protein: MINEQEIEKLWQAFKVLDVDGNGAISTEELGEVMRSLGQNPTEAGLRDLIKEIDVDLSGTIDFEEFKTLMIAKVGDRQSRLKLAFSAFDENGSGQITAVELRTVMSQFGLTDAELKEMLQEVDHDGDASIDFNEFCQLVPDESESKTGYQDSPISLNSSLKTSTATTTQPTLQEATSDTTPELAPFIDVYLNRTEVKDSQMRVSFPYYIGPAVWRFFHTTAEIVCSKTDVQQKAPVAIFKDFFQLFATMYPCPYCRHHLNMYVVQNKEVDMYPVEYLVLGRDLNLTDFEVSLEAKLSTVVDGSSLRLFFWKLHNTVSSSIARSEEWYHKDEKAFYTTRFWPSLDSELARANALR, translated from the coding sequence ATGATTAATGAGCAAGAAATAGAAAAACTGTGGCAAGCTTTCAAGGTATTAGACGTAGACGGCAACGGAGCGATCTCAACCGAGGAACTGGGGGAGGTAATGCGATCGCTAGGACAAAATCCCACGGAAGCGGGGCTGCGTGACTTAATCAAAGAGATTGACGTTGACTTGTCAGGCACTATCGACTTTGAAGAATTTAAAACGCTGATGATAGCTAAGGTAGGCGATCGCCAAAGCCGCCTCAAGTTAGCCTTCAGTGCCTTTGATGAGAATGGTAGCGGTCAGATTACTGCCGTAGAATTGCGGACAGTGATGAGTCAATTTGGGCTGACAGACGCTGAGTTGAAAGAGATGTTACAGGAAGTAGATCATGATGGCGATGCCTCAATAGACTTTAATGAATTCTGTCAGCTAGTACCAGACGAGTCAGAGAGCAAAACTGGCTATCAAGACTCACCAATTTCCCTTAACAGTTCACTGAAGACATCAACTGCCACCACCACCCAGCCGACTCTACAAGAAGCAACCAGCGATACGACTCCTGAGTTGGCACCATTCATTGATGTCTATCTAAATCGGACTGAGGTGAAGGATTCCCAAATGCGCGTCAGCTTCCCATACTACATCGGCCCAGCAGTGTGGCGCTTCTTCCACACAACGGCTGAGATTGTGTGTAGCAAGACCGACGTACAGCAAAAAGCCCCAGTAGCAATCTTCAAAGACTTCTTCCAACTGTTTGCCACCATGTACCCCTGCCCCTATTGCCGCCACCACCTGAATATGTACGTTGTGCAGAATAAGGAGGTAGATATGTATCCCGTGGAGTACCTTGTGCTTGGGCGCGATCTTAACCTTACCGACTTTGAGGTCTCACTGGAGGCAAAGTTATCCACCGTGGTAGATGGTTCCTCCCTGCGCTTATTCTTCTGGAAGTTACATAACACCGTTTCTTCCTCCATTGCGCGATCGGAGGAGTGGTATCACAAGGATGAGAAGGCGTTCTACACCACTCGTTTTTGGCCCAGCCTTGACTCTGAGTTAGCAAGAGCCAATGCACTCAGATAG
- the rtcA gene encoding RNA 3'-terminal phosphate cyclase, translating to MIEIDGSYGEGGGQVLRTSLSLAAITGQSIRIAGIRGGRKKPGLAPQHLTAVRAAARICNAQLRGDALGSMLLEFIPGSAVQAGTYTFDVSKAQQGGSAGAIALVLQTILLPLALATGNSQVTLKGGTHVNFSPTVTYIEQVYLPILQRMGVEAKVKLGAWGWFPQGGGEVQLQVNGGSQLGGINLLERGELQQVRGLAVVTQLPSHIPQRMANRAENLLREAHLKVTVHALRERGVAPGAGIFLTAEYQNSLSGFGGFGRLRLSAETVAEIACQQLLEFHQTGAAVDEHLADQLLLAAALASQGSQYRVAEVSRHLTTNAAVIEQFGLAQITVDEAEKIVSVKSLTR from the coding sequence ATGATTGAAATTGACGGTTCCTACGGAGAGGGAGGCGGACAAGTTCTTCGCACTTCCTTAAGTCTAGCGGCCATCACCGGCCAATCCATAAGGATTGCAGGCATTCGCGGTGGACGCAAAAAGCCAGGATTAGCACCACAACACTTAACGGCAGTTCGGGCTGCGGCGAGAATTTGTAATGCCCAACTACGGGGTGATGCTTTGGGTTCAATGCTGCTGGAATTCATCCCAGGTAGTGCTGTGCAAGCTGGAACTTATACCTTTGATGTTAGTAAAGCACAACAAGGTGGTTCTGCGGGTGCGATCGCTCTAGTTTTACAGACAATTCTCTTACCTTTGGCACTAGCAACTGGCAATTCTCAGGTAACACTAAAGGGTGGAACTCATGTAAACTTTAGCCCGACAGTGACGTACATTGAGCAAGTTTATTTGCCGATATTGCAACGCATGGGTGTAGAGGCAAAAGTCAAGTTAGGCGCTTGGGGGTGGTTTCCCCAAGGTGGGGGAGAGGTACAGTTGCAGGTGAATGGCGGTAGTCAACTAGGTGGGATCAACTTGTTGGAACGGGGAGAGTTACAACAAGTGCGAGGACTAGCAGTGGTGACGCAATTGCCTTCCCATATTCCCCAACGGATGGCGAATCGTGCTGAAAATTTGTTACGCGAGGCCCATTTGAAAGTTACTGTACACGCCTTGCGAGAAAGAGGTGTTGCACCTGGGGCGGGTATTTTTTTAACTGCTGAATATCAAAACAGTTTGAGTGGCTTTGGTGGGTTTGGGCGTTTGCGGTTGTCGGCGGAGACAGTTGCAGAGATTGCTTGTCAGCAACTGCTTGAGTTTCATCAAACTGGCGCAGCAGTGGATGAACATTTAGCAGATCAATTATTATTGGCAGCTGCTTTAGCGTCACAGGGAAGTCAGTATCGAGTAGCTGAGGTGAGTAGACATTTGACAACGAATGCAGCGGTAATTGAACAATTTGGGTTGGCGCAAATTACGGTAGATGAAGCTGAGAAAATAGTGTCTGTAAAGAGTTTGACTAGATGA
- a CDS encoding ABC transporter substrate-binding protein, producing MGYGMDAVNTIAQGIPKITVAAIFQKDSWCLIAHPNSAIKTLADLKGKPIYVFASAKITY from the coding sequence ATGGGTTATGGCATGGATGCCGTGAACACCATAGCACAAGGTATTCCCAAAATCACAGTTGCAGCAATTTTCCAGAAAGACTCTTGGTGTCTTATTGCACATCCCAACTCAGCAATTAAAACCCTTGCAGACCTCAAAGGCAAACCAATTTATGTCTTTGCTTCTGCTAAGATTACCTATTGA
- a CDS encoding tetratricopeptide repeat protein encodes MDSLSINSLLEELKNPDATVRDKATRKIWRIWFQQKGIYGLEIIDRSQKLLDAGEFTGAETTLTALIEEQPDFAEAWNRRGFLYYSIGDYQKSLADCQMVVQINPIHFGALHGMGLCYAALGEYGEAIKAFQQALEIQPYSLVNQKLILECTFRFSYNRK; translated from the coding sequence ATGGATTCTTTATCTATCAATTCCTTACTTGAAGAGTTGAAAAACCCGGATGCTACAGTCCGCGACAAGGCAACCAGAAAAATCTGGCGGATCTGGTTTCAGCAAAAGGGAATTTATGGGCTGGAAATAATTGACCGCAGTCAAAAGTTACTGGATGCAGGTGAATTTACTGGAGCCGAAACAACGCTGACAGCACTAATCGAAGAGCAGCCAGATTTTGCCGAAGCCTGGAATCGTCGTGGTTTTCTCTATTACAGTATTGGTGATTATCAAAAATCTCTGGCAGATTGTCAGATGGTTGTGCAGATAAATCCGATACATTTTGGAGCGCTTCACGGTATGGGTTTGTGTTATGCAGCACTAGGTGAGTATGGTGAAGCGATCAAAGCTTTTCAACAGGCTCTAGAAATTCAGCCCTATTCGCTAGTGAATCAAAAGTTGATTCTAGAATGTACATTTAGATTCAGCTACAACCGTAAATAG
- a CDS encoding CCA tRNA nucleotidyltransferase codes for MHKSVLSTLAPKNWPFSLEFLPQPAYMVGGAVRDAILGRTREYLDLDFVIPSKAVKVARAIARHYKAGFVLLDAERQIARVVFPHATADFAQQEGNSLEVDLHRRDFTVNAIAYNPHTQEIIDPLQGYLDLQQGILRMVSSANLEDDPLRLMRGYRQAAQLGFTIEPATQAAIRSLASHISKVAAERVRVEIGYLLANSQGTPWITSAWEDGLLAPFFKNATRESLIKLAAVDNAAALLTQNWQQLGAQLQEYVRDRIKTTWLGIAKLACLVNPNPELAEIELHELTYSRAEIRGVTTALKLLPQLQGLDMSLREQYFLFHDADIVFPATAVLAVAFNNLVEAMSGDNPLETGVATTLETKAIGCLVWAPLINRYLNPDDLVAHPIPLVSGKELIIALDIPASPIIGQLLREIGVAQAEGKVSTPTEAIAFARQLVEGL; via the coding sequence ATGCATAAATCAGTTCTTTCTACCCTAGCTCCCAAAAATTGGCCTTTTAGCTTGGAATTCCTGCCACAACCCGCTTACATGGTAGGTGGTGCTGTCCGGGATGCGATCCTTGGCAGAACTCGCGAATATCTGGATCTAGATTTTGTTATACCATCTAAGGCGGTAAAGGTAGCGAGAGCGATCGCTCGTCATTACAAAGCTGGTTTTGTGTTACTCGATGCAGAACGACAAATTGCCCGTGTGGTTTTTCCCCACGCCACAGCTGACTTTGCCCAACAGGAAGGAAATAGTTTAGAAGTTGATTTGCACAGACGGGATTTTACGGTAAATGCGATCGCCTATAATCCCCATACACAAGAAATTATCGATCCTCTACAAGGTTATCTAGACTTACAACAGGGCATTTTGCGAATGGTATCATCTGCGAACTTAGAAGATGACCCTTTGCGGTTAATGCGAGGTTATCGCCAAGCCGCCCAACTAGGTTTTACTATTGAGCCAGCTACCCAAGCCGCAATTCGTTCTTTGGCATCACATATCAGCAAAGTCGCAGCTGAACGAGTTAGGGTAGAAATTGGCTATCTGCTAGCAAATTCTCAGGGTACTCCTTGGATTACAAGTGCTTGGGAAGATGGTTTACTTGCCCCTTTCTTCAAAAACGCCACCCGTGAAAGCTTGATTAAACTAGCAGCAGTTGACAATGCAGCTGCCTTACTCACCCAAAATTGGCAACAACTAGGGGCACAACTGCAAGAGTATGTCCGCGATAGGATCAAAACCACTTGGTTAGGTATTGCCAAACTTGCTTGTCTTGTCAACCCAAATCCAGAATTAGCAGAAATAGAGCTTCACGAACTAACTTATAGTCGTGCCGAAATTCGGGGTGTAACCACTGCCCTCAAACTGTTACCGCAGCTTCAAGGACTCGATATGTCATTACGAGAACAATACTTTTTGTTCCATGACGCAGATATTGTGTTTCCCGCTACGGCAGTGCTAGCTGTAGCATTTAATAATTTGGTAGAGGCGATGTCTGGTGACAACCCACTAGAGACAGGAGTTGCTACAACTTTGGAAACCAAAGCAATAGGCTGCCTTGTTTGGGCACCTTTAATCAACCGCTACCTGAACCCTGATGATCTGGTCGCTCATCCCATTCCACTAGTGAGCGGGAAGGAGTTGATTATAGCATTAGATATTCCAGCTTCGCCAATCATCGGCCAACTGTTGAGAGAAATTGGCGTAGCACAAGCTGAGGGGAAAGTTTCAACGCCAACAGAGGCGATCGCATTTGCACGTCAGTTAGTTGAGGGGCTGTAA
- a CDS encoding Ycf34 family protein — translation MCICVNCHYVDRCFTYHAVEGQHQQPHLTETPNFDPNEPSINVNIRTKEDVIEMEWDVVGCLSFKRETGKWSKLRPGELVPT, via the coding sequence ATGTGTATTTGCGTGAATTGCCACTATGTAGACCGCTGTTTTACCTATCATGCCGTAGAAGGGCAGCACCAACAGCCTCACTTGACCGAAACACCAAATTTTGATCCGAATGAACCTTCTATCAATGTCAACATTCGGACTAAAGAGGATGTAATTGAAATGGAATGGGATGTTGTTGGTTGTCTGAGCTTTAAGCGGGAAACCGGTAAATGGTCGAAGTTGCGTCCTGGTGAATTAGTGCCGACTTGA
- a CDS encoding esterase-like activity of phytase family protein, translating into MLKRNLILFLLASFFAAPAANAEVKLVAIGSLSGNITDLSSETSTPLESGVPGNILGGFGSGLAYAGRNTFIAIPDRGPNAKAYNSAVDDTTSYINRFQTIRLKLVPSQLGSALPFTLTPSLIATTLLSSKNPLDYGTGVGLGVPSGVPALNAKNTYYFTGRSDNFDPTQISTDPNNARFDPEGVRVSNDGESIFISDEYGPYVYQFNRETGKRIKVFTLDTKFAVSNLNPVGNTEISSNTSGRVANKGMEGLAITPNGKTLVGIMQSPLLQDGGTNGAYTRIVKIDIATGATQEYAYQLDNIGTSTKPKYPTVSEILSINDREFLVDERDGKGLGDGSQAAFKKIYRIDLRNAQEVSNITGESNLAGKAVSKTLFLDVVATLTQNGIKTEDIPAKLEGLAFGPDVVINRVIKHTLFITNDNDFVGTITSDAFHSGGIDNPNKFFVFAIDTTDIPDFVPQKIKGEIEYPALREREW; encoded by the coding sequence ATGCTCAAGAGAAATCTCATTCTGTTCTTGTTAGCGTCATTTTTTGCTGCCCCCGCCGCTAACGCAGAGGTTAAATTGGTCGCAATTGGGAGCTTGAGTGGTAACATCACGGATCTCTCCAGCGAAACCTCCACTCCGCTCGAAAGCGGTGTTCCGGGAAACATTCTCGGTGGTTTTGGATCGGGACTAGCCTACGCTGGTCGTAACACCTTCATCGCTATCCCAGATCGGGGACCGAATGCCAAGGCATACAATAGCGCTGTGGATGACACAACATCCTATATCAACCGCTTTCAAACCATCCGTTTGAAACTTGTACCAAGCCAGCTTGGTTCAGCATTGCCCTTTACTCTTACTCCTTCTCTAATTGCCACAACCCTGCTATCGAGCAAGAATCCTCTCGACTACGGTACTGGGGTGGGACTGGGAGTGCCTAGCGGTGTCCCTGCCCTGAATGCCAAGAATACCTACTATTTCACTGGACGCTCAGACAACTTCGACCCTACCCAGATATCGACCGATCCCAATAATGCCCGCTTCGATCCTGAGGGTGTGCGTGTATCCAATGACGGTGAGTCCATCTTTATCTCCGATGAATATGGCCCCTATGTGTACCAATTCAACCGGGAGACAGGTAAGCGCATTAAGGTCTTTACCCTAGACACCAAGTTCGCAGTCAGTAATCTAAATCCCGTTGGTAATACAGAGATTAGCAGTAACACATCTGGACGTGTTGCGAACAAAGGTATGGAAGGTCTCGCGATTACCCCTAATGGCAAGACCCTAGTCGGCATCATGCAGAGTCCACTGCTACAGGACGGGGGTACTAATGGCGCTTACACCAGAATTGTTAAGATCGACATTGCAACAGGTGCTACCCAGGAATACGCCTATCAGCTAGATAATATCGGCACTTCAACTAAACCAAAATACCCGACAGTAAGTGAGATTTTGTCCATCAACGATCGCGAATTCCTGGTAGACGAACGAGATGGCAAGGGGTTGGGCGATGGCTCTCAGGCTGCCTTCAAGAAGATATACCGTATCGATCTGAGAAATGCTCAAGAAGTAAGCAATATCACCGGGGAAAGCAACCTGGCTGGCAAGGCAGTTAGCAAGACCTTGTTCCTCGATGTAGTAGCTACGCTGACTCAGAATGGGATCAAAACAGAGGACATACCTGCCAAGCTTGAAGGTTTGGCATTCGGGCCAGATGTGGTTATCAACCGCGTGATCAAGCATACGCTTTTCATCACCAACGATAATGACTTCGTTGGGACTATAACGTCGGACGCTTTCCATTCAGGGGGTATCGATAACCCAAACAAGTTCTTCGTCTTCGCAATTGACACTACTGACATCCCAGACTTCGTACCCCAGAAGATTAAAGGAGAGATTGAATATCCGGCGTTGCGGGAAAGAGAATGGTAA
- the tsaB gene encoding tRNA (adenosine(37)-N6)-threonylcarbamoyltransferase complex dimerization subunit type 1 TsaB — protein sequence MTTEQKHLAINKSALALHTTTPELGLVISNFAGETRSQIWNLGRDLSSLVHQYLIDFIKPQTWADLSLIAVAKGPGGFTGTRIGVVTARTLGQQLNIPVFAISTLAAVAWSEVGKSQNPKTIAVEMPAQRGQVFAAIYQLEPDASKLRVCLSDRVFAPEAWQETLANWNTDYQLIQAQSGLAATVTSILELANLDWQHGKRPNWSEALPYYGQHPVEV from the coding sequence TTGACAACAGAACAAAAACACCTTGCAATAAATAAATCCGCCTTGGCACTACACACCACTACTCCCGAATTGGGTTTGGTAATTAGTAATTTTGCTGGTGAAACTCGCTCTCAAATTTGGAATTTGGGGCGTGATTTATCTAGCTTAGTACATCAATATTTAATTGATTTTATCAAACCGCAAACTTGGGCAGATTTATCCTTGATCGCAGTTGCAAAAGGCCCTGGCGGCTTTACTGGAACTCGGATTGGCGTTGTCACTGCTCGGACTTTGGGGCAACAGTTAAATATTCCTGTATTTGCGATTTCAACTTTGGCTGCGGTAGCTTGGTCGGAAGTAGGCAAAAGTCAAAATCCAAAAACTATTGCTGTGGAAATGCCAGCGCAACGAGGTCAAGTTTTTGCTGCTATTTATCAGCTTGAGCCAGATGCTTCTAAACTAAGAGTGTGTTTGTCAGACAGAGTTTTCGCACCCGAAGCATGGCAGGAAACTTTAGCGAATTGGAACACTGATTATCAGCTGATTCAAGCTCAATCTGGGCTAGCAGCGACAGTGACCAGTATTTTGGAATTAGCTAATCTCGATTGGCAACATGGCAAGCGTCCTAATTGGTCAGAGGCTTTGCCATATTATGGGCAGCATCCAGTAGAAGTTTAA
- a CDS encoding AEC family transporter, with protein sequence MTNLLELYVKLGGLVLVGFILGRKLPVTVPTRLGQFLFWVGVPISIVSFLRQSSLSGQIWIAPALAYLAILLGAFLAWLAIKAQVYFRNPVPQQSTQASLILAAMLGNTGYLGFPITLAIVGKEYFAWALFYDLLGSFPGAYGLGVLLAARFGGGIHNHWQLARPILINPALWGFGFGLLFREVTIPTVAEFYLEKFAWSSVALSLMLIGMRLALLKSWRSLPQAGISLGIKMLLVPLILGTILPLFGLTGPIAKIIMLQMAMPPAFATLVIAETFNLDRDLAVTALAAGAIVLLVTLPVWLWLF encoded by the coding sequence TTGACAAACCTTTTAGAACTATACGTCAAGCTGGGAGGATTAGTCCTGGTAGGTTTTATTCTGGGACGCAAACTACCTGTGACAGTTCCTACTCGTTTGGGACAGTTTCTTTTTTGGGTGGGAGTACCCATAAGCATAGTATCCTTTTTGCGTCAATCTAGCTTGTCAGGGCAAATTTGGATTGCACCTGCGCTCGCTTACCTAGCCATTTTACTAGGCGCATTTTTAGCTTGGCTAGCAATTAAAGCACAAGTCTATTTTAGAAATCCCGTCCCTCAACAATCAACTCAGGCTAGCTTGATATTAGCAGCGATGTTGGGTAATACAGGTTATCTTGGCTTTCCCATCACCTTAGCAATTGTAGGTAAGGAATACTTTGCTTGGGCACTATTTTACGATTTGCTAGGTTCATTCCCAGGAGCTTATGGCTTGGGTGTGTTACTAGCAGCGCGTTTTGGCGGTGGTATCCATAATCATTGGCAGCTTGCTAGGCCCATCTTAATTAATCCTGCCCTGTGGGGTTTCGGATTTGGCTTGCTATTTCGAGAAGTAACAATTCCCACAGTCGCGGAATTTTACCTGGAGAAATTTGCTTGGAGTAGTGTAGCTTTATCTCTGATGTTAATTGGGATGCGACTAGCGCTGCTCAAATCTTGGCGTAGCCTACCACAAGCAGGGATCAGCTTGGGAATCAAAATGCTGCTAGTTCCCTTGATATTGGGCACCATTTTACCACTGTTTGGATTAACTGGGCCGATCGCAAAGATCATCATGCTACAAATGGCCATGCCTCCAGCTTTCGCCACACTGGTAATTGCTGAGACATTCAATCTCGATCGCGATCTGGCAGTTACTGCCTTAGCGGCTGGGGCTATAGTATTGCTGGTGACTCTCCCAGTTTGGCTGTGGCTGTTTTGA